TCCGCCTCACTGCCGTCAGGGTTGTAAATGCGCAGACCAAAGTCGGCTTTTTTGGAAGGGCCGAGCGCCAGAATGCCGTCACTTCCTACTCCCCAATGCCGATCACAAAGAGCCCGGATGGTCCGCGGTGTGAGTTTAAAAGACATTTTGGCCGGGTCGAGGGCAATATAGTCATTCCCCAAGCCATGTCCTTTGAAAAAAGTGTTGTTCATGCCTGCTCCACAATGGAATGGACTGCTATCGGGTGATCGGCCCTGCCTACAAGGCTTTTTCCCGGCTGGACGGTAGGGCCTGAATTATACGTAAAAATGTTGAAAGAGGAAAGCACTTAAGGGGAGAAAACGTCGAAGAAGGCAAAATCTTATAGCGAATTAGCCAACCATTTGCCTGATAAGAACAGGAGCCGGTCTATCTTGATGATGGAGAGGATGCAACCAGGAGTTCGCGCAAGCCATTTATTAGAAGTATGGTGGAAAAAGGTCACAATGGGGCGGTGTCCCACCTCAGATCGGTTCAATGCTTTTCCGAGCACATCGAACAGTCCATTTGCTCGCAAGCCTTAGGGGTTGAATGGGAGGGAAGGGCCATGGGCCTCGCTGCCACGGGTTAGTGAAAGCGAGGCCAAAATATCAGATCAATCACGAGAAGAAGGTGGAGCTCATTGAGCCTTCTTGGACATGTTACGAGCCGACCGGCGTTCGTTGTCGGTGAGGTAGCGCTTACGCAGGCGCACATTTTTGGGAGTCACTTCGACCAGTTCATCATCTTCGATGAATTCCAACGCGAATTCTAAGGTCATTTCCCGTGGCGGGATAAGGTGAATGGCTTCATCGGTTCCAGACGCCCGAATATTGGTGAGTTTTTTCTCGCGAAGGGCATTCACGACCAGGTCGTTGCCTTTGTTGTTGACCCCAACCAGCATGCCCTCGTAAATATCGACTCCAGGATGGAGGAATATTTCTCCACGGTCTTGAAGACCCCAGAGACCATAGGCCACGGCCTGTCCAGGACCATGAGCAATGAGCACGCCGGTCGAACGATGAGGAATCTCTCCTTTAAACGGCTGGTATTCATAGAAAATTTGTGACATGACTCCGCTTCCTCTGGTCATCCTCAATAATTCACCGCGAAATCCTAAAAGGGCACGCGAGGCAATGTGGAATTCCATGCGAACGGTGCCGACCGCGCTGATTCGCAGGTCTTTCATTTCGGCTTTCCGGCTGCCGAGCGCTTCGATAACCGCACCCTGATAACCGGGGTCTACCTCAATGACCACGAGTTCAACGGGTTCCAGGGTTTCGCCGTCCACCTCCTTGTAAATGACTTTGGGCGGGGATACCTCTAATTCAAACCCTTCCCGACGCATAGTTTCGATTAAAATGGACAAATGGAGTTCGCCTCGTCCCGAGACGGTAAATCGCTCGCCACCGTCGGCCTCCTCAACTTTAATACCGACATTCATCATGGCTTCGTGAGCCAGGCGCTCTCGAATGTGTCGGGACGTGAGAAAGCGCCCCCCGTCCTTCCCGGCCAAGGGGCTGGTGTTATGAGAGAAGTTCATGGAAATCGTCGGTTCATCCACGTTGACGGTCGGTAAGGCAGTCGGGTTTTGAGGAGAGGCTAAGGTTTCTCCCACCCGAACGTCCTGATGCCCGGCAAGGGAAATAATGTCTCCGGCTTGAGCGGAACCGGTTTCGACCCGGGTCAGACCCTGATAGGCCAGAAGCTTGGTGACCTTACCCCGAGAAATGGTGCCATCCCGTTTCACGGCGACGATTTGATTGCCGACTTCAATCATGCCATGGACAATCCGTCCCACAGCCACACGTCCAATATAGGAATCATATTCCAACATGGTCACCAGCATTTGAAACGGTTGCTCAGGATCAGCCACTGGCGGCAAGACCCGATGGATGATCGTGTCCAATAAAGGCTTCATGTCGACGGCAGGATCATTTAAATCCAGGGTGGACTTTCCTTCTTTTCCGGATGCGTACACAATGGGGAAATCTAATTGTTCGTCGGTCGCGTTGAGTTCACAAAATAAATCAAATGTCTGATTTACGATTTCTTCGGGCCTTGCACTGGGACGATCGATTTTGTTGATCACCACGATGGGTTTGAGATGCAGTTCCAAGGATTTTTTCAGGACGAATTTGGTTTGGGGCATCGGGCCATCAAAGGCGTCCACGAGCAGGAGCACGCCGTCCACCATTCGCAGAATTCGCTCGACCTCGCTACCAAAGTCAGCATGGCCGGGGGTATCAACGAGATTGATGCGGGTATCTTTAAAGAGGAGGGAAGCATTTTTCGAAAAGATCGTAATCCCACGTTCTTTTTCTAATGGATTTGAATCCATAATGACCGCTTCGCCTTCTTTAAATACATGCGCGCCGGTTTGCCTGAGCAGGGCATCCACTAACGTTGTTTTGCCATGATCGACGTGAGCGATGATGGCGACATTGCGAAGGTCTTTTCGGCGTTTTTGATTCAGCATGAGAGTCGGTTCCTTTGTTGGGCACAACCAGACGAAGCATGAACGACATTGTTCTATGCTGAGGTTGCGTATCGAGGCCGGTCTGAGGAGGTTTGGGCTACGGCACCGGCCAGAACAGCCGGAGAATGGCTTGGATCCTGCAAGACGGTCGATTCTTGCAAAACCGTACAGGAAGATCAGTTCTAATGCAACTGGTTTTCCTTGACTTTCCTTAAATTTCAAAAAGCCCCCTCAACGTTTGACGGCCATTCTTTCCCCTTTCCTAAGGAAATTCTTGAAGGTGAGATTCACCGGAACCTACTTAGCCTCCGATTTAAACGAAGGCGATATACCGGGGCGAATTAGGCGGGCTTTAGAGTTTCAAGACGATGGACTTACGTCGGGTAAAACCGATAAACGCAAAATGGTCTCATGATAGGGTGGAAGAGGTTTTCCCGTTCGCTCCAGGTGTTGGGCCAGGATATTTTAGCTGAGACAGGGCCCTTTACCATGTTATGCTGAGGTTATCCCCATCC
The sequence above is a segment of the Nitrospira sp. MA-1 genome. Coding sequences within it:
- the typA gene encoding translational GTPase TypA, with product MLNQKRRKDLRNVAIIAHVDHGKTTLVDALLRQTGAHVFKEGEAVIMDSNPLEKERGITIFSKNASLLFKDTRINLVDTPGHADFGSEVERILRMVDGVLLLVDAFDGPMPQTKFVLKKSLELHLKPIVVINKIDRPSARPEEIVNQTFDLFCELNATDEQLDFPIVYASGKEGKSTLDLNDPAVDMKPLLDTIIHRVLPPVADPEQPFQMLVTMLEYDSYIGRVAVGRIVHGMIEVGNQIVAVKRDGTISRGKVTKLLAYQGLTRVETGSAQAGDIISLAGHQDVRVGETLASPQNPTALPTVNVDEPTISMNFSHNTSPLAGKDGGRFLTSRHIRERLAHEAMMNVGIKVEEADGGERFTVSGRGELHLSILIETMRREGFELEVSPPKVIYKEVDGETLEPVELVVIEVDPGYQGAVIEALGSRKAEMKDLRISAVGTVRMEFHIASRALLGFRGELLRMTRGSGVMSQIFYEYQPFKGEIPHRSTGVLIAHGPGQAVAYGLWGLQDRGEIFLHPGVDIYEGMLVGVNNKGNDLVVNALREKKLTNIRASGTDEAIHLIPPREMTLEFALEFIEDDELVEVTPKNVRLRKRYLTDNERRSARNMSKKAQ